From Amyelois transitella isolate CPQ chromosome 4, ilAmyTran1.1, whole genome shotgun sequence, one genomic window encodes:
- the LOC106137293 gene encoding cytochrome P450 6B5 → MLVPTILLIVLTILLLIYVIGKNNENYWRRRGIKFHDRNKVAGVFWDFLTTDKPLFEIVGDIYKQYRDEPAVGFGGFMTPTLLVNDSTNLQHVFQTDFHSFSQRGTEINKDDRLADNILFMNGNRWKLVRQSMTPIFTSAKLKNMFYIMDKSGKDFIDYLKKNPERLKGNAFESISTFCCAAIGAAVFGVVSESVFDSPFMDISRRVFRSTFVRKIKGSIVNLSPWLTKTLNIKLFSEHEDFFIGVVKKMIRQREQQEIGQKHDFVDMCVSLQRNGTLIDKDTGLELEPTDELLAAQAFFFYLAGIDPSAAAIFACLMELGRHPEHLQKVHDEIDMTFEKLNGQLTYESVMEMEYLEKVLCESLRVLPPVGFLVRQCNQDTVLPVGNIKIEKGTKIFAAVYEMHHDPKYFPDPEVFDPERFASKSAQDNIVYMPFGKGNRLCIGMRFARLQVKTGLIHFLRHFTVKTKIDGDKLQFAREIQVRPTNVEIEFIPRKMKDL, encoded by the coding sequence ATGTTAGTTCCAACAATATTGCTTATTGTATTAACAATATTGTTGCTTATTTACGTTAtaggaaaaaataatgaaaactaTTGGAGGCGACGCGGTATCAAATTCCACGATAGAAATAAAGTGGCAGGTGTTTTTTGGGATTTCTTGACTACTGACAAACCGTTGTTCGAAATAGTTGgagatatttacaaacaatatcGCGATGAACCAGCTGTCGGTTTTGGCGGCTTCATGACTCCAACGCTACTAGTCAATGATTCAACGAACCTCCAACACGTATTCCAAACagattttcattcatttagtCAACGAGGGACCGAAATCAATAAGGACGATCGTTTGGCTGATAACATTCTGTTCATGAATGGTAACAGATGGAAACTAGTGCGGCAAAGTATGACACCAATCTTCACCAGCGCGAAATTGAAGAATATGTTCTACATAATGGACAAAAGTGGAAAAGATTTCATTGATTACCTGAAGAAGAATCCAGAAAGATTAAAGGGAAATGCTTTCGAATCTATATCAACATTTTGCTGCGCCGCCATCGGAGCTGCCGTTTTTGGTGTTGTCTCCGAATCAGTTTTCGATTCACCTTTTATGGATATATCTAGGAGAGTTTTCAGAAGTACCTTCgtaagaaaaattaaagggTCAATTGTCAATTTAAGCCCGTGGTTAACGAAGACGCTGAACATCAAACTATTTTCTGAGCATGAAGACTTTTTCATAGGTGTCGTTAAGAAAATGATTCGCCAACGTGAACAGCAAGAAATAGGTCAGAAACATGATTTTGTAGATATGTGCGTGAGTTTACAAAGAAATGGCACTTTAATAGATAAGGACACTGGATTGGAATTGGAACCTACAGATGAGTTGTTAGCAGCACAGgctttctttttctatttggcTGGAATCGACCCTAGTGCTGCGGCCATATTTGCCTGCTTAATGGAATTAGGTAGACATCCGGAACACCTCCAAAAAGTCCACGATGAAATAGATATGACTTTTGAGAAACTTAATGGTCAATTGACTTACGAGTCTGTCATGGAAATGGAGTATTTAGAAAAAGTCTTATGTGAAAGCTTACGGGTATTGCCTCCCGTCGGATTTTTAGTGAGACAATGTAATCAGGATACTGTGTTGCCTGTAGGAAATATTAAGATTGAAAAAGGTACTAAAATATTTGCAGCAGTGTATGAAATGCACCACGACCCCAAATACTTTCCGGATCCAGAAGTGTTTGATCCGGAGAGATTTGCTTCGAAATCGGCTCAAGACAATATTGTATACATGCCATTTGGCAAAGGGAATAGGCTATGTATTGGAATGAGGTTTGCCCGTCTGCAAGTTAAAACTGGATTGATACATTTTCTTCGACATTTCACAGTGAAAACTAAGATAGATGGTGACAAACTCCAGTTTGCCAGGGAGATTCAAGTTAGACCAACTAATGTAGAAATCGAATTTATACCtagaaaaatgaaagatttgtaa
- the LOC132904370 gene encoding cytochrome P450 6B5-like, whose translation MIVLLLLSISLILIYVYLNGKYNENYWKERGAKFYEVNKVLGPFWEFLISDRPLFQIFHDIYKKHPNEPAIGIGTFFTPSLYVTDAKNVHAVMQTDFVSFSERGFEMNEGDLLADNILFMGGKRWKLMRQNMTPLFTAAKLKNMYYIIDKSALDFVEHLKNNPEKWRRNTFDTLSTFCCAAIGGAVFGIGSESTYDSPFLEITRAAFRPTLWSNIRFSLSNLCTPLFKLLGLKLFSEHEEFFIGAIKQVLRKREQEKVKRHDFADICIQIQKNGVMRDETGFELVPSDELLAAQAFFFFTAGVEPTATAIFAVLIQLGKHPEILKQVVQEIEDVYNKHNAQLSYDAISEMEYLDKVLNESLRIFPPIGFLTRKCVRDTVLPVGNIKVAKGTKMYTAVYELHHDSRYHENPEMFDPERNLTDQKSETYLPFGKGGRICIGARYAKLQAKAALAHVLRSFDIKTVEHKGGLRFGKDQVQLRMKNVDIEFIPRN comes from the coding sequence ATGATTGTGTTACTGCTATTGTCAATTTCCCTTATCTTAATTTACGTTTATTTGAACGGCAAATACAATGAGAACTACTGGAAGGAACGCGGTGCAAAGTTTTACGAAGTGAACAAAGTTTTGGGACCGTTCTGGGAATTTCTGATTAGCGATCGGCCGTTGTTTCAGATATTCCACGacatttacaaaaaacatCCAAACGAACCAGCAATAGGTATCGGAACGTTTTTCACACCCTCCCTTTATGTGACTGACGCTAAAAATGTTCACGCGGTGATGCAAACAGATTTTGTGTCGTTCAGCGAGAGAGGGTTCGAGATGAACGAAGGGGATTTGTTGGCTGATAACATATTGTTCATGGGTGGTAAGCGATGGAAACTGATGCGGCAAAACATGACGCCATTATTCACTGCCGCGAAACTAAAGAATATGTACTACATCATCGACAAAAGTGCGCTGGACTTTGTGGAGCATTTGAAGAACAACCCTGAGAAATGGAGAAGAAACACGTTTGATACGCTATCAACGTTCTGCTGCGCGGCGATCGGTGGTGCCGTTTTTGGAATCGGTTCAGAATCAACCTACGATTCCCCATTCCTCGAAATAACTAGAGCCGCCTTTCGTCCTACCTTGTGGAGCAATATAAGGTTTTCATTATCCAATTTGTGCACTCCTCTGTTCAAATTGTTGGGACTGAAACTTTTCTCGGAACACGAAGAATTCTTCATCGGTGCTATCAAACAAGTGTTGAGAAAACGAGaacaagaaaaagtaaagaggcatgattttgcTGACATATGTATACAAATACAGAAGAACGGTGTAATGAGAGATGAGACGGGGTTCGAGTTGGTGCCATCCGACGAACTTCTTGCAGCTCAAGCGTTCTTCTTTTTCACAGCCGGTGTTGAACCCACAGCTACGGCTATATTCGCTGTTCTCATCCAACTTGGAAAACATCCAGAAATACTCAAACAAGTGGTACAAGAAATTGAAGATGTCTATAACAAACATAACGCACAATTATCCTACGACGCTATCAGCGAAATGGAATATCTGGATAAGGTTTTAAATGAATCTTTAAGAATATTCCCACCGATAGGTTTTTTGACTAGAAAATGTGTTCGGGACACCGTGTTGCCTGTTGGGAATATTAAAGTTGCAAAGGGAACTAAAATGTATACAGCCGTGTACGAGCTTCACCACGACTCTCGGTATCACGAAAACCCCGAGATGTTTGACCCCGAAAGAAATTTAACAGATCAAAAAAGTGAAACTTATCTGCCGTTTGGTAAAGGAGGCAGAATATGCATTGGTGCTAGATATGCTAAATTACAAGCAAAAGCTGCTTTAGCTCACGTGTTGCGTTCGTTTGATATAAAAACGGTTGAGCACAAAGGTGGATTAAGATTCGGTAAAGATCAAGTGCAACTCAGAATGAAAAATGTGGACATTGAATTCATACCTAGGAATTAA
- the LOC106137290 gene encoding uncharacterized protein LOC106137290, with translation MTFKRVWDESCPRIWDQWEADGTKYTIQDLPPEDDEEALKILLEHLAPDEVLCKTLDLVIDPESLQGIGKVWKECLKLRTSLACYIEKDGGRKLVAINVCLVKEKGVEMEFAVEGSRWQSVLEAVKYSERKADPLGYLGLDKALTAMGLVVLREYRGAKLGARVLASREPLCRALGIGGTTTVFSGAASQKLAARCGFHSIFECQIKEFAQAGLDFPKDDERIVKVMVKKYE, from the exons ATGACATTCAAAAGGGTGTGGGACGAGTCTTGTCCGCGGATTTGGGACCAATGGGAGGCTGACGGCACGAAGTACACCATCCAGGATTTGCCTCCGGAAGACGACGAGGAAGCACTCAAAATCTTGCTGGAACACTTGGCACCTGATGAAGTTCTTTGCAAAACGTTAG ATCTCGTAATCGACCCTGAGAGCTTACAAGGGATCGGGAAGGTATGGAAAGAGTGTCTAAAACTGCGCACGAGTCTGGCCTGTTACATCGAAAAAGATGGCGGCCGGAAGCTGGTGGCAATTAACGTGTGTTTGGTTAAAGAGAAGGGTGTTGAGATGGAGTTTGCG GTTGAAGGCTCAAGATGGCAGAGTGTGCTCGAAGCTGTTAAGTACTCGGAACGCAAGGCTGATCCCCTGGGATACCTTGGGCTAGACAAAGCGCTCACAGCCATGGGTTTGGTGGTCCTAAGGGAATACAGGGGTGCCAAGTTGGGCGCTAGGGTTTTGGCAAGCAG GGAACCACTTTGCCGTGCGTTAGGAATAGGCGGCACCACCACTGTCTTCAGTGGCGCAGCGTCACAGAAGTTGGCGGCCCGCTGTGGTTTCCATTCAATTTTCGAATGTCAAATCAAGGAGTTCGCTCAAGCAGGCCTCGACTTTCCCAAGGACGATGAGAGAATAGTCAAAGTTATGGTCAAGAAGTACGAGTAG
- the LOC106141848 gene encoding cytochrome P450 6B5-like, with product MIVLLLLSISLILIYVYLNGKYNENYWKERGAKFYEVNKVLGPFWEFLISDRPLFQIFHDIYKKHPNEPAIGIGTFFTPSLYVTDAKNVHAVMQTDFVSFSERGFEMNEGDLLADNILFMGGKRWKLMRQNMTPLFTAAKLKNMYYIIDKSALDFVEHLKNNPEKWRRNTFDTLSTFCCAAIGGAVFGIGSESTYDSPFLEITRAAFRPTLWSNIRFSLSNLCTPLFKLLGLKLFSEHEEFFIGAIKQVLRKREQEKVKRHDFADICIQIQKNGVMRDESGYELLPSDELLAAQAFFFFTAGVEPTATAIFAVLIQLGKHPNILKQVVQEIEDVYNKYNAQLSYDAIGEMEYLDKVFNESLRIFPPIGFLTRKCVRDTVLPVGNIKVAKGTKMYTAVYELHHDSRYHENPEMFDPERNLTDQKSETYLPFGKGGRICIGARYAKLQAKAALAHVLRSFDIKTVEHKGGLRFGKDQVQLRMKNVDIEFIPRN from the coding sequence ATGATTGTGTTACTGCTATTGTCAATTTCCCTTATCTTAATTTACGTTTATTTGAACGGCAAATACAATGAGAACTACTGGAAGGAACGCGGTGCAAAGTTTTACGAAGTGAACAAAGTTTTGGGACCGTTCTGGGAATTTCTGATTAGCGATCGGCCGTTGTTTCAGATATTCCACGACATTTACAAGAAACATCCAAACGAACCAGCGATAGGTATCGGAACGTTTTTCACACCCTCCCTTTATGTGACTGACGCTAAAAATGTTCACGCGGTGATGCAAACAGATTTTGTTTCGTTCAGCGAGAGAGGGTTCGAGATGAACGAAGGGGATTTGTTGGCTGATAACATATTGTTCATGGGTGGTAAGCGATGGAAACTGATGCGGCAAAACATGACGCCATTATTCACTGCCGCGAAACTAAAGAATATGTACTACATCATCGACAAAAGTGCGCTGGACTTTGTGGAGCATTTGAAGAACAACCCTGAGAAATGGAGAAGAAACACGTTTGATACGCTATCAACGTTCTGCTGCGCGGCGATTGGAGGTGCCGTTTTTGGAATCGGTTCAGAATCAACTTACGATTCCCCATTCCTCGAAATAACTAGAGCCGCCTTTCGTCCTACCTTGTGGAGCAATATAAGGTTTTCATTATCCAATTTGTGCACTCCTCTGTTCAAATTGTTGGGACTGAAACTTTTCTCGGAACACGAAGAATTCTTCATCGGTGCTATCAAACAAGTGTTGAGAAAACGAGaacaagaaaaagtaaagaggcatgattttgcTGACATATGTATTCAAATACAGAAGAATGGTGTTATGAGAGATGAGTCTGGTTACGAGTTGTTGCCCTCCGACGAACTTCTTGCAGCTCAAGCGTTCTTCTTTTTCACAGCCGGTGTTGAACCCACAGCTACGGCTATATTCGCTGTTCTCATCCAACTTGGAAAACATCCAAATATACTCAAACAAGTGGTACAAGAAATTGAGGATGTCTATAACAAATATAACGCGCAATTATCCTACGACGCTATTGGCGAAATGGAATATCTGGATAAGGTTTTTAATGAATCTTTAAGAATATTCCCACCGATAGGTTTTTTGACTAGAAAATGTGTTCGGGACACCGTGTTGCCTGTTGGGAATATTAAAGTTGCAAAGGGAACTAAAATGTATACAGCCGTTTACGAGCTTCACCACGACTCTCGGTATCACGAAAACCCCGAGATGTTTGACCCCGAAAGAAATTTAACAGATCAAAAAAGTGAAACTTATCTGCCGTTTGGTAAAGGAGGCAGAATATGCATTGGTGCTAGATATGCTAAATTACAAGCAAAAGCTGCTTTAGCTCACGTGTTGCGTTCGTTTGATATAAAAACGGTTGAGCACAAAGGTGGATTAAGATTCGGTAAAGATCAAGTGCAACTCAGAATGAAAAATGTGGACATTGAATTCATACCTAGGAATTAA
- the LOC106141365 gene encoding cytochrome P450 6B5-like → MWFTIILLSFIILLMTFYMMGKYNENYWKKRGVKFHNKNKVFGVFWDFLTKDKAMFQIIGDLYKQYHDEPAVGFGGLLTPSLLVNDALNIQHIFQTDFQAFSHRGLEVNEDDRLADNILFMNGNRWKLVRQSMTPIFTSTKLKQMFYIMDKSGIDFITYLKNNPKRLKGNAFDSISTFCCAAIGAAVFGVESESVFDSPFLDVATRAFKSTFKTIIKTTIMNLSPWLSRKLKLKLFSEYEQFFIGAIKTIIRQREQESGNKHDFGDMCVVLQRNGPLKDRDTGLEIEPTDELLSGQAFFFFLAGVDPSAAAIYACLLELGRNPEHLKKVHNEIDRTFEELNDNLTYDSVMKMEHLEKVLCESLRLLPPIGFLVRQCVEDTVLPVGNIKIQKGTKVFVSVYELHHDPKYYANPEVFDPERFASETPQDSSIYMPFGKGNRLCVGMRFARLQVKTGLIHFLRHFTVKTKINGDNLCFRKDQIQVRPYNVDIEFIQRNLQ, encoded by the coding sequence ATGTggtttacaattatattactttcatttataatacttttaatgACATTTTATATGATGGGCAAGTATAATGAAAACTATTGGAAGAAACGTGGTGTtaaatttcacaataaaaataaagtctttGGTGTATTTTGGGACTTTTTGACGAAGGACAAAGCAATGTTTCAAATAATTGGCGATCTCTACAAACAATATCACGACGAACCGGCTGTTGGTTTCGGCGGTCTCCTGACACCATCATTACTTGTGAATGATGCTCTCAATATTCAACACATTTTTCAAACAGATTTCCAGGCATTTAGCCATCGAGGACTTGAGGTCAATGAAGATGATCGTCTAGCTGATAACATTCTGTTCATGAATGGCAACAGATGGAAACTGGTGCGGCAAAGTATGACACCAATCTTCACCAGTACAAAACTGAAgcaaatgttttatataatggACAAAAGTGGAATTGATTTTATAACTTATCTCAAAAATAATccaaaaagattgaaaggaaACGCTTTTGATTCAATATCGACATTTTGTTGCGCCGCTATAGGAGCTGCTGTGTTTGGTGTGGAATCAGAATCGGTTTTCGATTCCCCATTTTTAGATGTCGCTACACGAGCTTTCAAATCTACgtttaaaactattataaagACGACGATCATGAATTTAAGTCCATGGTTATCacgaaaattaaaactgaagCTTTTTTCTGAGTATGAACAATTCTTCATTGGTgctattaaaacaattattcgCCAAAGAGAGCAAGAAAGTGGCAATAAACATGATTTTGGAGACATGTGTgttgttttacaaagaaatggCCCATTGAAAGATCGGGACACAGGTCTCGAGATAGAGCCTACCGATGAGCTATTATCTGGACAagctttctttttctttttagccGGGGTTGATCCAAGTGCTGCTGCTATATATGCTTGCTTATTAGAACTGGGTCGGAATCCTGAACACCTAAAAAAAGTTCACAACGAAATAGATAGAACATTCGAGGAGCTGAATGATAATTTGACATATGATTCTGTCATGAAAATGGAACATTTAGAAAAGGTGTTATGCGAGAGTTTGAGGCTGCTTCCACCTATAGGGTTTTTAGTAAGACAATGCGTCGAAGATACTGTGTTACCTGtaggtaatattaaaatacagaaAGGTACTAAAGTGTTTGTGTCAGTGTATGAACTGCATCATGATCctaaatattatgcaaatccAGAAGTATTTGATCCTGAGAGATTTGCGTCAGAGACACCACAAGATAGTAGTATTTACATGCCTTTTGGCAAAGGCAACAGACTTTGTGTCGGTATGAGATTTGCTCGACTGCAAGTAAAAACTGGACTGATACATTTTCTTAGGCATTTCActgtgaaaacaaaaataaatggagATAATCTTTGTTTCCGAAAAGATCAAATTCAAGTGAGGCCTTACAATGTAGACATTGAATTTATACAAAGAAACttacaataa